In Fusobacterium sp., one genomic interval encodes:
- a CDS encoding methionine ABC transporter ATP-binding protein yields MIKIEKINKIYSNGFHAVKDVSLEVKKGDIFGIIGLSGAGKSSLIRLLNRLEEPTSGSIVIDGIDITKLSKNDLLERRKKIGMIFQHFNLLASRTVGENVSFALEIAGWNKDKIKDRVKELLEVVELSDKMNSYPSQLSGGQKQRVAIARALANNPDILLSDEATSALDPKTTNSILELIKNIQQKFGLTVVMITHQMEVIRDICNRVAVMSDGEIVETGGVHHIFSNPKEEITKELISYLPSTEERGIEIMKTKGKYIVKLKFLGTIAEEPIISQALRKFDIDFSIIGGSIDHLSTMKVGHLFIELSGDIKQQQEAIEWFNESGVIVEVVYNGI; encoded by the coding sequence ATGATCAAAATAGAAAAAATAAACAAAATATATTCTAATGGCTTTCATGCAGTAAAAGATGTAAGCCTTGAAGTAAAAAAAGGAGATATATTTGGAATAATAGGTCTTAGTGGGGCAGGAAAATCTTCTCTTATAAGGCTTTTAAACAGATTAGAAGAACCTACAAGTGGTAGTATAGTAATAGATGGAATAGATATAACAAAACTTTCTAAGAATGATCTTTTAGAAAGAAGAAAAAAAATAGGAATGATATTTCAGCATTTTAATCTTTTAGCTTCAAGGACAGTTGGAGAGAATGTATCATTTGCATTAGAAATAGCTGGATGGAATAAGGATAAAATAAAAGATAGAGTAAAAGAGCTGTTAGAGGTAGTAGAGCTTTCAGATAAAATGAATTCATATCCAAGTCAATTAAGTGGAGGGCAAAAGCAGAGAGTGGCAATAGCCAGAGCATTAGCAAATAATCCAGATATACTTTTATCAGATGAAGCAACTTCAGCTCTTGACCCTAAAACTACAAATTCGATACTGGAGCTTATAAAAAATATTCAGCAGAAATTTGGTCTTACAGTAGTTATGATAACTCATCAGATGGAAGTTATCAGGGATATCTGTAATAGAGTAGCAGTTATGTCAGATGGAGAAATAGTTGAAACAGGAGGTGTACATCATATTTTCTCTAATCCAAAGGAAGAAATAACAAAAGAACTTATTTCTTATCTTCCTAGTACAGAGGAAAGAGGAATAGAGATAATGAAAACTAAGGGAAAATATATAGTAAAACTTAAATTCTTAGGAACTATAGCAGAAGAACCAATAATTTCACAAGCATTAAGAAAATTTGATATAGATTTCAGTATAATTGGAGGCTCAATAGACCATCTTTCTACAATGAAAGTAGGACATCTATTTATTGAATTATCAGGAGATATAAAGCAGCAACAGGAAGCAATAGAATGGTTCAATGAATCAGGAGTTATAGTGGAGGTAGTTTATAATGGTATTTAG
- a CDS encoding methionine ABC transporter permease, whose product MVFSMILDSTLETLYMVFFSTLFSLIMGFPIGILLVITKEGNILEKPKLNKVLEMIINTLRSFPFIILMICLFPLSRIIVGTTIGSTAAIVPLSISAAPFVARMIEGALNEVDRGLIEASSSLGASNSTIILKVMIPETMPHIIHGITVTVISLIGFSAMAGTIGAGGLGDLAIRFGYQRFKTDIMIYSVIVIILLVQILQSFGNYLVYRAKRNR is encoded by the coding sequence ATGGTATTTAGTATGATTTTAGATTCAACATTGGAGACATTATATATGGTATTTTTTTCAACTTTATTTTCATTGATAATGGGATTCCCAATAGGAATATTATTAGTGATAACTAAAGAAGGAAATATTTTAGAAAAACCGAAGTTAAACAAAGTTCTTGAAATGATAATTAATACTTTAAGATCATTTCCTTTCATTATTTTAATGATTTGTCTGTTTCCACTTTCAAGAATAATAGTAGGGACAACAATAGGAAGTACAGCAGCAATAGTTCCTTTATCAATATCAGCAGCACCATTTGTTGCCAGAATGATAGAGGGAGCATTGAATGAAGTTGACAGAGGACTTATAGAAGCTAGTTCAAGTTTGGGAGCAAGTAATTCCACAATAATATTAAAGGTGATGATTCCTGAAACTATGCCACATATAATACATGGAATAACAGTAACTGTAATAAGCCTGATAGGTTTTTCAGCAATGGCAGGAACTATTGGTGCAGGTGGACTTGGAGACCTTGCAATAAGATTTGGATATCAGAGATTTAAAACAGATATAATGATATACTCAGTAATTGTTATAATCCTTCTAGTACAGATATTACAATCATTTGGTAACTATCTTGTATATAGAGCTAAGAGAAACCGATAA
- a CDS encoding MetQ/NlpA family ABC transporter substrate-binding protein, which yields MKKSLKTLLAAAFVLVGTTILAGELKVGATPVPHAELLNLVKDDLKAEGVELKVIEFTDYVTPNLALAEGEIDANFFQHYPYLEKFITERGLKLASAAKIHVEPLGVFSKKYDSIEALPDKATIAIPSDPSNGGRALILLHNNGIITLNDSSNLYVTEFDIVKNPKKLKFKPIEAAQLPRVLPDVDAAVINGNYALEAGFSPVEDSLLLEGKESPYANIIAVKAEDENKEDIVKLIKALQSEKVSTYILNNYKGGVVPTF from the coding sequence ATGAAAAAATCATTGAAAACATTATTAGCAGCAGCATTTGTATTGGTAGGAACAACAATATTAGCAGGAGAATTAAAAGTTGGAGCTACACCTGTACCTCATGCAGAGCTTTTAAATCTTGTAAAAGATGATCTAAAAGCTGAAGGAGTAGAACTTAAAGTCATTGAATTTACAGATTATGTAACTCCCAACTTAGCGTTGGCAGAAGGGGAAATAGATGCTAATTTCTTTCAGCATTACCCTTATCTTGAAAAGTTTATAACTGAAAGAGGATTAAAACTTGCTTCAGCAGCAAAAATTCATGTTGAACCTCTTGGAGTTTTTTCTAAAAAATATGATTCAATAGAAGCATTACCAGATAAAGCAACAATAGCTATACCAAGTGATCCTTCAAATGGAGGAAGAGCACTTATTCTTTTACACAATAATGGAATAATTACTTTAAATGATTCATCGAATCTATATGTTACTGAATTTGATATAGTTAAAAACCCTAAAAAATTAAAATTTAAACCAATTGAAGCAGCACAGCTTCCTAGAGTTCTTCCTGATGTAGATGCAGCAGTAATTAATGGAAATTATGCTTTAGAAGCTGGATTTTCTCCAGTTGAGGATTCTCTTTTATTAGAAGGAAAAGAATCTCCCTATGCAAATATTATAGCTGTAAAAGCAGAAGATGAAAATAAAGAGGATATAGTGAAACTTATAAAAGCACTTCAAAGTGAAAAAGTTAGTACTTATATTTTAAATAATTATAAAGGTGGAGTAGTACCCACATTCTAA
- a CDS encoding MetQ/NlpA family ABC transporter substrate-binding protein gives MKKIFILFILLTTLCFGKTLKIGTTSYPGAEIMELIKDDLKAEGIELQIVEMNDYVTPNIALAEGDIDLNSFQHLPYLEQFKKDRNLNLVSAGATYIAPLGLYSKKYKSLEELPDKATIAIPNDPTNSGRALLLFHRIGLIKLKDPTDLQATAFDIVENPKKIKFKQLEAAQLPRVIDDVDAAIINGGYALNAGFYPTKDSILLEDKDSPYINIIAVRAGDENREDIKTFIKYFQSEKVRNYINDTFKGGFVPVF, from the coding sequence ATGAAAAAAATATTTATACTTTTTATATTATTGACAACACTATGTTTTGGAAAAACATTAAAAATAGGAACTACTTCTTATCCAGGAGCAGAGATTATGGAGCTCATAAAAGATGACTTGAAAGCAGAAGGAATAGAGCTGCAAATAGTGGAGATGAATGATTATGTAACACCAAATATAGCACTAGCAGAAGGAGATATTGACTTAAATTCTTTTCAGCATCTTCCATATTTAGAGCAATTTAAAAAAGATAGAAATCTTAATCTTGTTTCAGCAGGAGCAACATATATAGCACCTTTAGGATTGTATTCTAAAAAATATAAATCACTAGAAGAACTTCCAGATAAAGCAACGATAGCTATACCAAATGATCCAACAAATAGTGGAAGAGCTCTTCTTCTTTTTCATAGAATAGGACTGATAAAACTTAAAGACCCTACAGACCTTCAGGCTACTGCATTTGATATTGTAGAAAATCCAAAGAAAATAAAATTTAAGCAATTAGAGGCAGCACAACTTCCCAGAGTAATAGATGATGTGGATGCAGCTATTATTAATGGTGGATATGCACTTAATGCAGGGTTTTATCCTACTAAGGATAGTATTCTTCTTGAGGATAAAGATTCTCCATATATAAATATTATAGCTGTGAGAGCAGGAGATGAAAATAGAGAAGATATAAAAACTTTTATAAAATATTTTCAAAGTGAAAAAGTAAGAAATTATATTAATGATACTTTTAAAGGTGGATTTGTACCTGTATTTTAG
- a CDS encoding cysteine hydrolase family protein, with protein MKKTVLLVVDVQTALILYGMHDAERVTDNINYLIKVCRSKGIEVIFVRHDSGKGSDLEYGTPGWEIYSKLQPAENEKIFEKIYNSALRKTGLKEYLESENIERIILTGMQTEYCIDTTCKAAFEYGYELIIPKDTVTTCDNGKFSAMDLNDFYMNNIWKNRFAQIIDIKDIEF; from the coding sequence ATGAAAAAAACAGTATTACTTGTAGTGGATGTTCAGACAGCTTTGATTTTATATGGCATGCATGATGCTGAGAGAGTAACAGATAATATTAATTATCTTATTAAAGTATGTAGATCAAAAGGGATAGAAGTCATCTTTGTAAGACATGACAGTGGAAAAGGAAGTGATCTTGAATATGGAACTCCTGGGTGGGAAATTTATAGTAAACTTCAGCCTGCTGAAAATGAAAAAATATTTGAAAAAATTTATAACAGTGCTTTAAGAAAAACAGGTTTAAAAGAATATCTTGAAAGTGAGAATATTGAAAGAATTATATTGACTGGAATGCAGACAGAATATTGTATAGATACTACTTGTAAGGCAGCTTTTGAATATGGATATGAGCTGATTATTCCCAAAGATACAGTGACTACTTGTGATAATGGAAAGTTTAGTGCTATGGATTTGAATGATTTTTACATGAATAATATTTGGAAGAATCGTTTTGCACAGATAATTGATATTAAAGATATAGAGTTTTAA
- a CDS encoding zinc ribbon domain-containing protein yields the protein MNEKYCQSCGMPMGNTDELYGTNTDGKKNNDYCSYCFENGKFKDEITMNEMVEFCVPHMTEAHPEITEEKARQMMKEFFPHLKRWKKD from the coding sequence ATGAATGAAAAATATTGCCAAAGTTGTGGAATGCCTATGGGAAATACTGATGAACTTTATGGAACTAATACAGATGGTAAAAAAAATAATGATTACTGCAGTTATTGTTTCGAAAATGGAAAGTTCAAAGATGAAATAACTATGAATGAAATGGTTGAATTCTGTGTTCCTCATATGACTGAAGCACATCCTGAAATCACTGAAGAAAAAGCAAGACAAATGATGAAAGAGTTTTTCCCTCACTTAAAACGTTGGAAAAAAGACTAA
- a CDS encoding YafY family protein has protein sequence MQINRLFEILYILINKKHVTAKELSSHFEVSVRTIYRDIDVLCSAGIPIYTSQGSGGGIFIEKSYILNNSALTDEEQEKIITALQSIPLLNNDDNSKLISKLSGLFKKNYLNWIEIDFSRWGNNEQDNQKYILIKNSIIGHTIISFNYINSYGEAAIRKICPVKLFFKSSSWYIQGFCLDKKDYRIFKISRLSSLKVSSEIFDISELPLPPPLEIKTENCPFLIEVKLKFPSHLGYRIYDNFLPEEIKKTKEGNYIVTTSFPYDKWIYSFILSFGSEVEILEPEEIKTTLLSEIEKIKAIYKK, from the coding sequence ATGCAGATTAACAGATTATTTGAAATACTCTATATATTAATTAATAAAAAACATGTAACTGCTAAAGAACTATCCTCGCATTTTGAAGTATCTGTACGAACTATCTATCGAGATATAGATGTTCTCTGTTCTGCAGGTATTCCTATATATACTTCTCAAGGAAGTGGTGGTGGAATATTCATAGAAAAAAGCTACATTTTAAACAATTCTGCTCTCACTGATGAGGAACAGGAAAAAATAATAACAGCTCTGCAGAGTATCCCATTGTTAAATAATGATGATAATTCAAAGCTTATATCTAAACTGTCTGGACTCTTTAAAAAAAATTATCTCAACTGGATAGAAATAGATTTTTCCAGATGGGGAAACAATGAACAAGATAACCAAAAATATATTCTCATCAAAAATTCTATTATTGGCCATACTATAATTTCTTTTAACTATATCAACTCTTATGGGGAAGCTGCAATAAGAAAAATTTGTCCTGTAAAACTTTTTTTCAAATCTTCATCATGGTATATACAAGGATTTTGCTTAGATAAAAAAGACTATAGAATATTTAAAATCAGCCGACTGTCATCTTTAAAAGTAAGTTCAGAGATATTTGATATTAGTGAACTCCCTTTACCTCCTCCACTAGAAATAAAAACAGAAAATTGTCCATTTTTAATAGAAGTAAAATTAAAATTTCCATCTCATTTAGGTTATAGGATTTATGATAATTTTCTTCCAGAAGAAATAAAAAAAACAAAAGAAGGAAATTATATAGTAACTACCTCTTTTCCATATGATAAATGGATATATAGTTTTATTCTTTCTTTTGGTTCAGAAGTAGAGATTTTAGAACCTGAAGAAATTAAAACAACTCTTTTAAGTGAAATAGAAAAAATAAAAGCAATTTATAAAAAATAA
- a CDS encoding ElyC/SanA/YdcF family protein encodes MKKIDFLILTFLFICSIIVKSSFGFRFLFLLYTSLIIYRNISIRSEKSSFFKFLKKICKLGYCFFILTFILIEGIILKDILVNKNKDPKVKYLIVLGAGLKGDIPSEVLKYRLDKAVEYHKKNPDTIFIVSGGQGKDEWISEAEAMNIYLSKKGVPLKNIIKEDKSTSTYENLKFSDKIIKEKGITGDIGVMSNSFHMYRVKLISQKLNFPLKTVYAKTPAIVFPNYMLREYFAFFNEYRKKEV; translated from the coding sequence ATGAAAAAAATAGATTTCCTCATACTTACTTTTCTTTTTATATGCAGCATTATAGTCAAATCATCTTTTGGATTCAGATTTCTTTTTTTACTCTATACTTCTTTAATAATATATAGAAATATAAGCATTAGATCTGAAAAAAGCAGTTTTTTTAAATTTTTAAAAAAAATCTGTAAACTTGGATACTGTTTTTTTATTCTTACTTTTATCCTTATTGAAGGAATAATTCTAAAAGACATATTAGTCAATAAAAATAAAGACCCTAAAGTAAAATACCTCATTGTTCTTGGTGCTGGACTAAAAGGAGATATTCCATCAGAAGTATTAAAGTATAGATTAGATAAAGCTGTAGAATATCATAAAAAAAATCCAGATACAATCTTTATTGTTTCTGGAGGTCAAGGAAAAGATGAGTGGATATCTGAAGCAGAAGCTATGAACATATATCTCTCTAAAAAAGGAGTTCCTTTAAAAAATATCATCAAAGAAGATAAATCTACTTCAACATATGAAAATCTAAAATTTTCTGATAAAATAATCAAAGAAAAAGGTATAACTGGAGATATTGGAGTTATGTCTAACAGTTTTCATATGTATAGAGTCAAATTAATATCTCAAAAATTAAATTTTCCTTTAAAAACTGTTTATGCAAAAACTCCAGCAATAGTCTTTCCTAATTACATGTTAAGGGAATATTTTGCTTTTTTCAATGAATATAGAAAAAAAGAGGTATGA